A single window of Rana temporaria chromosome 1, aRanTem1.1, whole genome shotgun sequence DNA harbors:
- the TOMM5 gene encoding mitochondrial import receptor subunit TOM5 homolog, which yields MFRLEGLGPKADPEELRAKMRRDVVSSVRNFLIYVAVLRITPYILKKLDSI from the exons ATGTTCCGATTGGAGGGTCTGGGGCCCAAAGCTGATCCCGAGGAGCTGCGCGCTAAGATGCGGCGAGATGTCGTCAGCTCTGTGCGGAATTTCCTCATCTATGTGGCCGTGCTGAGGATCA CTCCATATATCTTAAAGAAACTGGATAGTATATGA